A genome region from Arachis duranensis cultivar V14167 chromosome 6, aradu.V14167.gnm2.J7QH, whole genome shotgun sequence includes the following:
- the LOC107494972 gene encoding uncharacterized protein LOC107494972 — translation MQKQKEEQHSDSFVSPSFSSYSADQFASIAEKVGRVHYLAQNDDSDFEFAAFRKAGHNNDHDFSFNDTVFPLFNRDLLKEHRSTEAELRLPIRRILIAAGEGLRNESHQPPSLSSSSSSSDDDLEGIPPGTYCVWTPNSPQASPSRCKKSNSTGSSPSSKRWKLLNFLRRSNSDGKEPSMFLAAPAKKDKATVAAQEDLYLKRLDKRRSYLPYKEELIAIRTSRLGKAFLPSAHVRVGQ, via the coding sequence ATGCAGAAGCAGAAGGAAGAACAACACTCGGACTCGTTTGTGTCACCAAGCTTCAGCAGCTACTCCGCCGATCAATTCGCAAGTATCGCTGAAAAAGTTGGACGAGTCCACTACCTTGCTCAAAACGATGACTCCGATTTCGAGTTCGCCGCGTTTCGAAAAGCTGGCCACAATAACGACCATGACTTTTCTTTCAACGACACCGTTTTTCCGCTTTTCAACCGCGACCTTTTAAAGGAGCACCGGAGTACCGAGGCGGAGCTTCGGTTACCGATAAGGAGGATATTGATTGCCGCTGGCGAGGGTCTCCGGAATGAGAGCCATCAACCGCCGTCGCTATCGTCATCGTCGTCATCATCGGATGATGATTTGGAGGGAATTCCGCCGGGGACGTACTGTGTTTGGACTCCGAATTCGCCGCAAGCTTCCCCGAGCAGGTGCAAGAAGAGCAATTCGACAGGATCATCGCCGTCTTCGAAGCGGTGGAAGCTTCTGAATTTTCTCCGGCGTAGCAACAGCGACGGAAAGGAGCCTTCGATGTTCCTGGCTGCGCCGGCGAAGAAGGATAAGGCGACCGTGGCGGCGCAGGAGGATTTGTACTTGAAAAGATTGGATAAGAGAAGGTCGTATTTGCCGTATAAGGAAGAGTTGATTGCCATCCGTACAAGCCGCTTGGGGAAGGCGTTCCTCCCTTCCGCCCATGTTCGCGTTGGTCAATGA